The window CGTGGTGTTCTGGGCTTCGCCCTGCTCGCCGAAACCATACCCCTTAACGGTATGCGCCAGAATTACAGTCGGCTGACCTTTGTGATTCACCGCATTGTGATAGGCTGCGTAAACTTTGTAAGGGTCGTGACCGCCGCGGTTAAGTTTGTAAATGTCCTCGTCAGACATGTTCTCAACCATTTTCTGCAGTTCTGGGTACTTACCAAAGAAGTGCTTACGGGTGTAAGCGCCGCCATTGGATTTGAAGTTCTGCATTTCGCCGTCGACCGCTTCGTCCATACGCTTCTGCATAAGACCGTGGTCGTCTTTTTCGAACAGAGGGTCCCACAGGCGTCCCCATACGACTTTCAATACGTTCCAACCCGCACCGCGGAAGATGCCTTCCAGTTCCTGGATGATCTTGCCGTTGCCGCGCACCGGTCCATCCAGACGCTGCAGGTTACAGTTGATGACGAAGATCAGGTTGTCCAGCTTCTCACGGCCGGCCAAACCGATGGCGCCCAGAGTTTCAGGCTCGTCGCACTCACCGTCGCCAACGAAACACCACACTTTGCGGCCTTCCATATTGGTCAGCTCACGGCTGTGCAGGTATTTCATGACGTGCGCCTGGTAGATCGCCTGAAGCGGCCCCAGACCCATGGATACCGTCGGGAACTGCCAGTAATCAGGCATCAGCCAAGGGTGCGGATAAGAGGACAGACCGTTACCGTCAACTTCGCTGCGGTAGTTGTCCATCTGCTCTTCAGAGAAGCGGCCTTCCAGGAAAGAACGCGCGTATACGCCAGGGGAAGTGTGGCCCTGGAAGTAAACCAAATCGCCTTCGCGCTTGTCGTCGCCAGCGTGGAAGAAATAGTTGAAGCCTACATCATATAGAGTGGCGATGGAGGAGAACGAGGACAAATGTCCGCCCAACTCGCCAGGCTTCTTATTCGCACGCAATACCATCGCCAGAGCGTTCCAGCGCACCAATGAACGAATGCGGCGCTCCATGAACAGGTCGCCAGGCATACGCGCTTCTTTAGTATGCGGAATAGTGTTGCGATAGGGTGTCGTAATGGAATAAGGCAGTTGCGTCCCGTCGCGCGTCGCCCGCTCCGCCAACCGTGTCAGCAGGTAGGTTGCACGCTCGACGCCTTCAGTATCCAGGACGGATTCCATCGAATCCAACCACTCCTGGGTTTCAATAGGATCGGCATCATCATGCATAGAGGTTACTCCTGTAGAGCTAGATTGATTGTAATTGTGTTACCGGACGCGCCGACGCCTCGTGAGCGCCCACGCACCATAAAAAAATGTTCCGGAGTCCCCATCGACCCACATCAGGATCTTTTAAAAAGTAGTCGCGCGGCAGGATTTTTTTATTCATCCAGATTTTGCAGGCGCCGCAGGGAGCGCATGTTTCTGGAATCGGCCTTGCCTTTTTCCAATACGATTTCTTCCACATATGCGAGATGCTCGTGAGCCGCGGCTCGGGCGGCGTTCGGATCTCTCGCCAGTACGGCTTCTTTCAGGCGAAAGTGTTGCTCTTTTATTTTCAGCCGCATCGCCTCTTCTTCGTAGAGGTAATGTAGGTTGCTAACAATATTCTGTTTCAACAAGGTGAACAATGCGCGCATAGTATGAAGCAGCACCACATTATGAGCCGCTTCTGCGATGGACAGATGAAACTCCGCATCCGCTTTCGCCTCTAGATCAGAGACGCGTTGTTCGTGATAGTTCAGCCAGTCATTGTAGCGTTTTTCAATAATTTTGCGATCCGCCCCCGTCCCGCGAATCGCGGCGTAGTAAGCGGCCACGCCTTCCAGCGCGTGACGGAACTCCAACAGGTCATACTGCGCTTCCGGATGCTGCCCGATCAGGGCGAACAACGGTTCGGTGTAACTGGCGCCCAGTTCCTGGGACACAAAATTGCCCCCGCCCTGACGCCTCACCACCAGCCCTTTGGCCTCCAATTTCTGGATAGCCTCTCGCACAGAGGGCCTGGATACTTCAAACTGCACCGCCAACGACCGCTCGGGAGGCAACCGCTGACCTGGTTTCAGGCTGCCTTCCAATATCATTTGCTCCAGGCTATCGACGATAACATCCGACAACTTGGGTTGTTTGAGGGGCTTCATTACAGGCATTAAAATGTCACCGAGACGGTGTTGTGGCTCCAGACAGACGCTAAACGTTTCACTTTCCGACGCTCCCTTACCCCGCAGTCTGTGGAATCAAGTTCCTCGCGGGCGGATGTCAGGACATTTAGCCGCAGGCGCTTGAAAGGCCGAGCATGCGCGCAGCGATGTACGCAAGTAAGCTTAGCACGGGAGGCGTATGCGGCCACTTTCCAATAGCCCCGGCGCCCCGCGCGCCGCCTATAATCCTGGTGTTTCTTTGGAAACCGCGGCGGATTCGCCGCTGACGGCTTGACCAACAAACTGGTATGACCAATCCAAACGACGCGCAGGCTAACACAACTGTCCTGCAAACGCATTATTGCTTAGACCAAAGTATTAACACCCTACCAACCAGTACATTTATTAGCCATGCACGAGGTTTATTGCCGCTAATTGACACCAGCGGGAGCCCCGCGTTATTTTAGCCTCAACACTTTTGGTAAACTGGTATTACCAATTATTAAAACCACAATTCCTCGCACAAAATCCACGGCAGCCAATACTGACCGTTAGCTTTAGCTCAGGGGAAGACAACGCAGAGATCAGACATGCAACGAGCCTATCCGGAAAAACCCGAGCAGGTGTATTTTTTCGGCACCTGCCTCATTGATCTGTTCTACCCCGAAGCGGGTATGGCGGGCATTCAATTGCTGGAGCGCGAAGGCGTCAAGGTGGTCTATCCGCAACAGCAATCCTGCTGCGGCCAGCCCGCCTATAACTCAGGGTACGACAATGAGGCGCGCAAGGTGGCGGCGGCGCAAATCGCCTGTCTGGGAGAAGAACTGCCAATTGTAGTCCCTTCTGCTTCTTGCGCGGATATGTTCCGCCATCACTATACTGACCTGTTCGCCGATACGCCCCTGCATAAACAGGCGCTGGAATTGGCTGCGCGCACCTACGAACTCACCGAATTTCTGGTGCATGTCTGTAAAATTCGCCTTGAGGATAATGGACCTGCCGCCACCGTGGCCATCCATAATTCCTGCAGCGCCCAGCGCGGTACGAAGACAGCGCAGGACGCCATCTCCCTGCTGCGCCAGATGAGCAACGTAGCCATCGTACAACAGGAGCGCGCCTCCGAATGTTGCGGATTTGGCGGTACGTTCGCCGTGAAAGCGCCGGACATTTCCAATGCGATGGTGCAGGACAAATGCGACAACCTGCTCGCCACCGGCGCCAATGATCTGGTTTCTGGCGACTGCGGCTGTCTGATGAATATCAGCGGAGCCCTGGAAAAGCGCAAAGATAAGCTCCCGGCGCAGCATATCGCTTCCTTTATATGGGAGCGTACGCAATGAGCCGCTTCGAGCCCGCCACGGTCAATCTTGAGTTCGACAAACGCGTCGACGACGCCCTGCGAGACCAGGAACTGCGCGCTAATTTCCGCGGCGCCATGGACTTCCTGATGGGCAAACGCGCCGCCATGTTTCCTGACAAAGAAGACCTGGAAGCCTTACGCAGTCAAGGCGAAGCCATCCGCAATCGTTGTCTGAGCCAGCTGCCTGAGCTACTGGAGCAATTCGAGCAACGCTGTACGGAAAACGGCATACAGGTGCATTGGGCGGAAACTTCACAGGAGGCCAACGCCATCATTTTGGAGATCATGCACAAGCATGACGCCACCCGAATGGTGAAGGGCAAGTCCATGGCGTCGGAGGAGATTGGGCTCAATCATTTCCTGGCCGATCATGGCGTCGAGTGCCTGGAAACCGACATGGGCGAATACATCGTCCAACTGGCGGACGAAACGCCCTCACACATCATCATGCCCGCCATTCACAAGAACAAACAGCAGATCGCCCGCCTGTTCAACCAGAAAATAGACGGCATGGAATATAGTGAAGACGTCGACCGCCTGATCGGCATTGGCCGCGATGTGCTAAGGCAGAAGTTTTTCGAGGCGGAGGTGGGCCTTTCCGGCGTGAACTTCGCCGTAGCGGAAACCGGCACGCTCTGTCTGGTGGAAAACGAAGGTAATGGTCGCATGACCACCACGATTCCGCCTGTACATATCGCGCTTTGCGGGATTGAAAAAGTGGTTGAGTCGCTACAGGACATTCCTCCCCTGTTGCGCCTGCTTACCCGTTCAGCAACCGGGCAAGCCATCACCACTTATTTCAATATGATCAGTGGTCCACGCAAACCGGATGAAAAAGACGGACCGCAGGAGGTGCATGTCGTACTGCTGGATAACGGACGTTCGCGCATCTATGCAGATAAGCAACTGCAAGAGACTCTGCGCTGCATTCGTTGCGGCGCCTGTATGAATCACTGTCCGGTGTATACCCGTATCGGCGGCCATGCGTATGGAACCACTTATCCCGGCCCCATCGGCCAAGTAGTCTCGCCGCAGATTTGGGGGTTGCACACGGCGGGCGCCATCACCAAGGCCTGCTCCCTCAATGGCGCCTGTGGCGAAGCCTGCCCAGTCAAGATTCCATTAGCGGACCTGATCCGTCGCTTGCGTTATGAATCCAACAACGACGAACCAACGACCGTACCCGCCCCAAGAGGCCAAGGCTCATTACGCAAACGCTCGGAAGCGGTTACCTGGAAGTTATGGGCGCTGCTGTCGCGCAAGCCCGGACTGTACAAACTGGCGCTACTGCTCGCTACCCGGCTGCGCGCGCTGACGCCAAAACACATCGGTCCCTGGACCCTCTATCGCAGCGCTCCCAAACCCGCCGCGCGCTCGTTACATGAACTGGCGGCGCAGCGCTCTCAATCAAACGCGTCATCACAGGAGCACGGTAGGAATGAGTAGCCGCGAAGCCATCCTCAATCGTTTACGCACTTATCGTCAACCCAAGCCTTCCCAGCCCGCGCAGGACAGGGCCTCCGCCACGGCATCGGCGGCGCTCAGTATGGCGGAGAAAGTGCGCCTTTTTACCGAAAACCTGCATGCGGCGCACGCTGAAGTGATCACGGCGACACAAGAGGATTGGGCGCAGCGCCTTTTGTCTCTGTGGCGGGAAACGGGCGTTCATAGCGTGACTTACTCCCCGAACACGCCACATGGAGCCAGCCTGAAATCTGCGGCCCCCGGGTTTCCCGAACTACAGCTTCACGCCTATGAGAGCCCTATCGAGAACTGTAAAGACGCGCTGTTCAACCACATCCAGGGAGGCTTTGGCGCCGCCATGGCGGGCGTCGCCGAGACGGGAACCCTGATGGTGAAAACCGGCCCCGATGAGCCTCGCGCTCTGTCTTTGGTTCCCTCCACGCACAGCCTGATTATCCACGCCAAAGACTTGTATGCGGATCTACCCGAAGCGTTTCATCAAACCCAAGTCGAATCCGCGTTGCCGACAAACCTGCTGCTTATCTCCGGCCCTTCCAAAACCGCAGACATTCAGCAGACGCTGGCTTACGGAGCCCATGGTCCCAAGCGACTTATCGTCGTTCTGATTGTTGCGGAG is drawn from Hahella sp. KA22 and contains these coding sequences:
- a CDS encoding (Fe-S)-binding protein, encoding MQRAYPEKPEQVYFFGTCLIDLFYPEAGMAGIQLLEREGVKVVYPQQQSCCGQPAYNSGYDNEARKVAAAQIACLGEELPIVVPSASCADMFRHHYTDLFADTPLHKQALELAARTYELTEFLVHVCKIRLEDNGPAATVAIHNSCSAQRGTKTAQDAISLLRQMSNVAIVQQERASECCGFGGTFAVKAPDISNAMVQDKCDNLLATGANDLVSGDCGCLMNISGALEKRKDKLPAQHIASFIWERTQ
- a CDS encoding LutB/LldF family L-lactate oxidation iron-sulfur protein, encoding MSRFEPATVNLEFDKRVDDALRDQELRANFRGAMDFLMGKRAAMFPDKEDLEALRSQGEAIRNRCLSQLPELLEQFEQRCTENGIQVHWAETSQEANAIILEIMHKHDATRMVKGKSMASEEIGLNHFLADHGVECLETDMGEYIVQLADETPSHIIMPAIHKNKQQIARLFNQKIDGMEYSEDVDRLIGIGRDVLRQKFFEAEVGLSGVNFAVAETGTLCLVENEGNGRMTTTIPPVHIALCGIEKVVESLQDIPPLLRLLTRSATGQAITTYFNMISGPRKPDEKDGPQEVHVVLLDNGRSRIYADKQLQETLRCIRCGACMNHCPVYTRIGGHAYGTTYPGPIGQVVSPQIWGLHTAGAITKACSLNGACGEACPVKIPLADLIRRLRYESNNDEPTTVPAPRGQGSLRKRSEAVTWKLWALLSRKPGLYKLALLLATRLRALTPKHIGPWTLYRSAPKPAARSLHELAAQRSQSNASSQEHGRNE
- the pdhR gene encoding pyruvate dehydrogenase complex transcriptional repressor PdhR, whose amino-acid sequence is MPVMKPLKQPKLSDVIVDSLEQMILEGSLKPGQRLPPERSLAVQFEVSRPSVREAIQKLEAKGLVVRRQGGGNFVSQELGASYTEPLFALIGQHPEAQYDLLEFRHALEGVAAYYAAIRGTGADRKIIEKRYNDWLNYHEQRVSDLEAKADAEFHLSIAEAAHNVVLLHTMRALFTLLKQNIVSNLHYLYEEEAMRLKIKEQHFRLKEAVLARDPNAARAAAHEHLAYVEEIVLEKGKADSRNMRSLRRLQNLDE
- a CDS encoding lactate utilization protein — protein: MSSREAILNRLRTYRQPKPSQPAQDRASATASAALSMAEKVRLFTENLHAAHAEVITATQEDWAQRLLSLWRETGVHSVTYSPNTPHGASLKSAAPGFPELQLHAYESPIENCKDALFNHIQGGFGAAMAGVAETGTLMVKTGPDEPRALSLVPSTHSLIIHAKDLYADLPEAFHQTQVESALPTNLLLISGPSKTADIQQTLAYGAHGPKRLIVVLIVAEESDRD